Genomic DNA from Dysidea avara chromosome 10, odDysAvar1.4, whole genome shotgun sequence:
ACACTTTGCAAGTCGTTCACCGTCTCCTTCACATCCCAATCCTCTCCTACCACATATTGGACCTCAGCCTCCAAACATGACTAATACAACAGGAGGCTGCTTCTCCAATCTACCCACttcacaattttcactgaaGGCTGTCACTCAGTTGGGATATACTAGTGACTGCAAGATGCATTCCGCTACTGTTACTGTCACCACTTGTACCAGTAGTTTGAACTGTACCAGCCCTGCTGTTAGTACCAGTCATGTTGGGGGCGGGGCTGGTTCTTCAAGTGGGACGTGTCTGTTAACACCAGTGGATGCAGCAGCTAGGAGCCATGCCCCTCTTGGTGCAGCCACACCCATTGATCACAGCAGGATGGTAATGGGGAGTCATACCCCCAGGACTGATGACCATTCGAGTTGTGTTTCCATGGCAACACCCACCACTCCAACAACTACACTAACAACACAGCATGCAACATCACAACATAGTcattaccatgacaacaacaGCAATGTGTTAACAATGACTGGCCCTCCAGCAAGTATTCTACGACTAAACTTTCCAATTAAAGCCCCCTCATTGTCTCATTCAGTCCATACACCGTTTGTACCACCTCGAGGGAATTCCTATGATACTCATACTAACCTTGAAAGAACTAAAAATAGTACAAGTAGCTCACAATCATACATGGACAGTAATCACAGTTTATACAACTCTGTAATGGATTCTACCACAGACAAGTCATCAATGGAGACAGCAAGAAACCAAAAAAATGTATGCGATGACCCAagacaactgaaacaagctttaGCGGCTGCAGCAGTGGCAGGGTATGACAATGTGTAAGCATATATCAATATTGATATCCCTTGTCTCCTATAGGAGTGCTTCAACGACTGGCTGTTTCAACCATACTAACTTTTCATCAAACCCTACACTAGTTAGCCGAGGAGAAGTGACATAGTATAGGGTCCAATGGGGTGGTTGTAGGGTGGTGTTTTCCAATTTTTAGGATTAATTTATAAACATAACTCTCACTGAATTGTTTATATGTGTGAGTGGGTGGGGATCTGAGCCGCACCTACTTAGCAGTTGCAAAACACACCACATGAAATCAGTGGATAAATTAACTTGTATACTCTAAGTAAGTTTGTGTGTATCCATCAGGGAAAACTTTTTATTCATTAAAAATCAGCAATCATGCTGCTATCTTGGTTCCTGGGGAAGCTTCAGTCCAACTATCCTGGCACTTTCCTCGACAGAAAGTTCTCCTTTTCCAGTGTACTTCTTTATTAAATCCTACaagtatacacacacaaaatttaatgataATCACTTGTACTGTATGAAATATTGATGTCATTGTTGTAAGTGCATTGTGGTGCGTAGAGAAGTTATTATGTGTGGATGATTCTAGTTGGGCTGAAACAATCATTGTGTTTAAGTGCTCTATAGTGGTAACAAACGAGTACTCAGATCCTTCTGCCATACCTGTGTGACATGTTATATACCAGACCACTAgcagtttacaactttttttttattTGCAATAATGCACCCACATTAATGTTTGAGACAAGAAAAGTGCATTAAACTCCACACATCCACACTCCATGGTCATTGACCAATACATCATGTTATCTTAACAATTACAAGTATCAATTTACTATCCAAATACTAATCATTAGCGAGTATTCAAGTATTTGTTTTTAGTCCTTGTTCTAATTTTCTAAAATTAGTCCGTCATTCACTAGGAGGCCATACTATATAGGGACTCTTTTTTTACATAAATTTTCAAGGTGTAGAAGTTTTGTAAGTTTCATTGATTAATTCTCAGTGATGAAACCTTTTCTTAAAAACAGATTGTTACTGTTAATAGGTTATTGTGATGTCCAATTTTTTGTGAAGCATTTCTACAGCTGAGATAATTCTACAGATACTAAGGCAATACTAGATTTACCTCCTCAAAACACTATGTAACATAAGGTATAAAATAgaaattataatttttaaaatggtatcatCTGCCAAGAGTACTTATAGTTCCCTACGTACACTCGTGAACTCCTCTAATATCAAACACTTGTAACTAGCCTTTGCACATTACCTGATGTAATCTAGAGTTCTCCAAGTAGTCCACATAAAGAGAGAGTTGTTCAAGCCTCTCCTTCATAATCTTGTGGTCACCATTAAACTGTCTTGTTTCCTTGACCACATAGTCCCACACTGGTGCCTAAAAAAGAGGATGACTTTAATTTGCTTGTTAGTAGTCTCATGTGTGCCTATCAATGTAACGCCCAGCTGAGGGTGGGGGAgttgatcgctaaatttcccTAACATAGATTTGTCTTCACTATAGAAATTTGCTCAGGCAGCAAaagtgtgtgctttcagtttaggaaggagtgtcttGGGTGCTAGCTACTACATTCATTCAGAATCCACTCAAACCAACTCATTGCTAGACCAACACCACACGACCGTACAAATCCCCAGTATTCCCAGGTGGTTTGCAAGTTGAGACTTGGTCAGTCAGGGTTTGCATCACcagtacttccccagtaggtggggaattgtaattttcagtgatgcaaatccccacctcagcCTGTAtctggtagtcggggattacattgataggtgcattagctaCAAAGGTTTGATAGACTATCCCACTATCTAGGGACAGCAGGAACttgatacaaaaaaaaatctctGTCCAGGTGGTAACTTAGGCATCTTGTAATCTATTAGACAAGGAGCCACACCTCAAGCAGTATACTGGCATTCAACCACTACTTATTAAACCACAGCATCACTTCTCGTACATCATAAGGGGTACACCGCATTAAAAAGCTACTCACCAGTGATCCAGCGATGCGTAATTCACGATACAGTCTTCTGTACAGCGACAAGTGACTCATTAAGCACACAAACTCCTATTAATGCACATTATTTCTAATTAAGGCGCAATGGCGAAGAAGGGAGCGAATAAAGGAAAGTTAATAGCGATTATCGGTGATGAGGTGAAGTCTTGCGTTGTGTATAGTGCATAATGACAACCATTATAGGATACGTGCACGGGATTTCTGTTGGGAGGAATAGGAGAATTGGATATCAAAAAGCGACCAAATTTCTTGATAGTAGACAAAGGTGTGTATGAACTTTATAAAGAAGTGAAGGTTACTGGGTGTGTATACAGACACGTCGTTCGCGGAAATAGAACAGGCGTTTAATACATTCACCAATCGACCAGATATTGCTATTATTCTAATTAATCAACACGTGAGCTACAACACTTGTTGATGCCCTTTGTCATGGTGATGTGTACGTTATAGATAGCAGAGCAGATAAGGCCTACACTGGACCGATATGATCAGACGATA
This window encodes:
- the LOC136236721 gene encoding protein FMC1 homolog, yielding MSHLSLYRRLYRELRIAGSLAPVWDYVVKETRQFNGDHKIMKERLEQLSLYVDYLENSRLHQDLIKKYTGKGELSVEESARIVGLKLPQEPR
- the LOC136236720 gene encoding V-type proton ATPase subunit F-like; this translates as MAKKGANKGKLIAIIGDEDTCTGFLLGGIGELDIKKRPNFLIVDKDTSFAEIEQAFNTFTNRPDIAIILINQHIAEQIRPTLDRYDQTIPSVLEIPSKEHPYDPSKDSILRRAKGMFNADDFR